The Tamandua tetradactyla isolate mTamTet1 chromosome 18, mTamTet1.pri, whole genome shotgun sequence genome contains a region encoding:
- the METTL4 gene encoding N(6)-adenine-specific methyltransferase METTL4 isoform X2, whose amino-acid sequence MSVVHQLPPGWLLDHLSFINKINYQLHQHHKPCCSKNEPTASAPFGFPVKDSVSSFGGSTFIASDSTTKPENDDGRNSEMFIQKYVFRAELFDVTKPYIIPAVHKECRQSKEDLMDGVEKEISISITQKKRKRCVAFNQGELDAMEYHTKIRELILDGSSQLVQEGLKSGFLYPLSKKRDKCSEPFTLPVDACNLSELCEMAKHLPSLNEMKLETLQLMEDDVSVTEQDLLSRVVENNSSFTKVITIMGQKYLLPPKSSFLLSDISCMQPLLNCGKKYDVIVIDPPWQNKSVKRSNRYSYLSPFQIKQIPIPKLAAPDCLVITWVTNRQKHLRFVKEELYPFWSVEVVAEWHWVKITSSGEFVFPLDSPHKKPYEGLILGRVREKTALPLRNADIKVLPIPDHKLIVSVPCTLHSHKPPLAGDSLSSW is encoded by the exons atgtCTGTGGTGCACCAGTTGCCTCCTGGATGGTTACTGGATCATCtttctttcattaataaaataaactatcAACTTCACCAGCATCACAAGCCTTGTTGCAGTAAAAATGAGCCCACTGCTTCTGCTCCCTTTGGTTTTCCTGTAAAGGATTCCGTGTCCTCTTTTGGAGGTTCTACATTTATTGCTTCTGACTCTACCACTAAGCCAGAGAATGATGATGGAAGAAATTCTGAAATGTTCATACAAAAGTATGTTTTTCGAGCTGAACTGTTTGATGTCACCAAACCCTATATAATTCCAGCTGTTCACAAAGAATGCCGACAAAGTAAGGAAGATCTAATGGATGGTGTTGAAAAAGAGATCTCCATTTCTATTACTCAGAAG AAGCGTAAAAGATGTGTTGCTTTCAATCAAGGTGAATTGGATGCTATGGAATATCATACAAAG ATCAGGGAGCTGATTTTGGATGGATCTTCACAGTTAGTCCAAGAAGGACTCAAAAGTGGTTTTCTTTATCCACTTTCTAAAAAACGGGATAAATGTAGTGAGCCCTTTACTTTACCAGTTGATGCCTGCAATTTGTCGGAATTATGTGAAATGGCAAAACATTTGCCTTCTCTGAATGAAATGAAACTTGAGACATTGCAATTGATGGAAGATGATGTGTCTGTTACAGAGCAGGATTTACTTTCAAGGGTTGTTGAAAACAACTCTAGCTTTACAAAAGTGATTACTATAATGGGGCAGAAATACTTGCTGCCACCAAAAAGCAGTtttcttttgtctgatatttcttGTATGCAACCGCTTCTGAATT GTGGGAAAAAGTATGATGTCATTGTGATAGATCCACCATGGCAGAACAAATCAGTTAAAAGAAGTAACAG gtACAGTTATTTATCACCATTTCAGATAAAGCAGATACCTATCCCTAAGCTGGCTGCTCCAGACTGTCTTGTGATTACTTGGGTGACCAATAGACAGAAGCACCTGCGTTTTGTAAAGGAAGAACTTTATCCCTTTTGGTCTGTGGAGGTAGTTGCTGAATGGCACTGGGTAAAA ATCACCAGTTCAGGAGAGTTTGTGTTCCCATTAGATTCTCCACACAAAAAGCCTTACGAAGGTCTCATACTGGGGAGAGTTCGAGAAAAGACAGCTTTGCCATTAAG GAATGCAGATATAAAAGTGCTTCCCATTCCAGATCACAAATTGATTGTCAGTGTGCCCTGTACTCTTCACTCACATAAACCACCTCTTGCTG
- the METTL4 gene encoding N(6)-adenine-specific methyltransferase METTL4 isoform X3, whose translation MSVVHQLPPGWLLDHLSFINKINYQLHQHHKPCCSKNEPTASAPFGFPVKDSVSSFGGSTFIASDSTTKPENDDGRNSEMFIQKYVFRAELFDVTKPYIIPAVHKECRQSKEDLMDGVEKEISISITQKKRKRCVAFNQGELDAMEYHTKIRELILDGSSQLVQEGLKSGFLYPLSKKRDKCSEPFTLPVDACNLSELCEMAKHLPSLNEMKLETLQLMEDDVSVTEQDLLSRVVENNSSFTKVITIMGQKYLLPPKSSFLLSDISCMQPLLNCGKKYDVIVIDPPWQNKSVKRSNRYSYLSPFQIKQIPIPKLAAPDCLVITWVTNRQKHLRFVKEELYPFWSVEVVAEWHWVKITSSGEFVFPLDSPHKKPYEGLILGRVREKTALPLRNADIKVLPIPDHKLIVSVPCTLHSHKPPLAD comes from the exons atgtCTGTGGTGCACCAGTTGCCTCCTGGATGGTTACTGGATCATCtttctttcattaataaaataaactatcAACTTCACCAGCATCACAAGCCTTGTTGCAGTAAAAATGAGCCCACTGCTTCTGCTCCCTTTGGTTTTCCTGTAAAGGATTCCGTGTCCTCTTTTGGAGGTTCTACATTTATTGCTTCTGACTCTACCACTAAGCCAGAGAATGATGATGGAAGAAATTCTGAAATGTTCATACAAAAGTATGTTTTTCGAGCTGAACTGTTTGATGTCACCAAACCCTATATAATTCCAGCTGTTCACAAAGAATGCCGACAAAGTAAGGAAGATCTAATGGATGGTGTTGAAAAAGAGATCTCCATTTCTATTACTCAGAAG AAGCGTAAAAGATGTGTTGCTTTCAATCAAGGTGAATTGGATGCTATGGAATATCATACAAAG ATCAGGGAGCTGATTTTGGATGGATCTTCACAGTTAGTCCAAGAAGGACTCAAAAGTGGTTTTCTTTATCCACTTTCTAAAAAACGGGATAAATGTAGTGAGCCCTTTACTTTACCAGTTGATGCCTGCAATTTGTCGGAATTATGTGAAATGGCAAAACATTTGCCTTCTCTGAATGAAATGAAACTTGAGACATTGCAATTGATGGAAGATGATGTGTCTGTTACAGAGCAGGATTTACTTTCAAGGGTTGTTGAAAACAACTCTAGCTTTACAAAAGTGATTACTATAATGGGGCAGAAATACTTGCTGCCACCAAAAAGCAGTtttcttttgtctgatatttcttGTATGCAACCGCTTCTGAATT GTGGGAAAAAGTATGATGTCATTGTGATAGATCCACCATGGCAGAACAAATCAGTTAAAAGAAGTAACAG gtACAGTTATTTATCACCATTTCAGATAAAGCAGATACCTATCCCTAAGCTGGCTGCTCCAGACTGTCTTGTGATTACTTGGGTGACCAATAGACAGAAGCACCTGCGTTTTGTAAAGGAAGAACTTTATCCCTTTTGGTCTGTGGAGGTAGTTGCTGAATGGCACTGGGTAAAA ATCACCAGTTCAGGAGAGTTTGTGTTCCCATTAGATTCTCCACACAAAAAGCCTTACGAAGGTCTCATACTGGGGAGAGTTCGAGAAAAGACAGCTTTGCCATTAAG GAATGCAGATATAAAAGTGCTTCCCATTCCAGATCACAAATTGATTGTCAGTGTGCCCTGTACTCTTCACTCACATAAACCACCTCTTGCTG